One Prosthecobacter dejongeii DNA window includes the following coding sequences:
- a CDS encoding amidase: MKRRLFIGSALTVLAGCRREEDILPTEGVTVAELATRLHQGRVGAERVLDYYLGRIAALDRAGPELHAIVEMNPDVRRPGGAGPLRGIPILIKDNIETADAMETTAGSLALLGAPKPAQDATVVKRLREAGAVILGKTNLSEWANIRSPSSTSGWSARGGLTLNPHNLEHSASGSSSGSAVAVAAGLCAAAVGTETNGSIVSPAAACGIVGFKPTMGLISRAGIIPITRWQDTAGPMTQTVRDAALLLNVLAGADARDAATAQAQVAKDYSFTLGPDGLKGRRLGILRSLSGFNRQVWRLFERSLLTLQEAGAILVEDVEIPNHREASSAAWIAMLTEFRQELNAYLIARGGVVKSLAELIAYNEEHRTQEMPYFNQEFFIEAESRNTPEHLAKAMELRQLATRLAGPEGIDRALKKDRLDALICPTNDPAGRIDLGLGDANVRVFSTQAAVAGYPHLTVPMGLAEGLPVGLSFIGPAWSEARLLELGHAYEVSREFVPSRLFV, translated from the coding sequence ATGAAAAGACGTTTATTCATCGGCTCTGCCCTCACTGTCCTGGCTGGTTGCCGCCGTGAGGAGGACATCCTGCCGACGGAGGGCGTGACGGTGGCGGAGCTGGCCACGCGGCTGCATCAAGGGCGGGTAGGCGCGGAACGGGTGCTGGACTACTACCTGGGGCGGATCGCCGCGCTGGATCGTGCCGGGCCGGAGCTGCATGCCATCGTGGAGATGAACCCGGACGTGCGCCGCCCTGGCGGGGCTGGGCCGCTGCGGGGCATCCCCATCCTGATCAAGGACAACATCGAAACCGCCGATGCGATGGAGACGACGGCGGGCTCTCTAGCGCTGCTGGGCGCACCGAAACCAGCCCAGGATGCGACAGTGGTGAAACGTCTGCGCGAGGCCGGGGCGGTCATTTTAGGCAAAACGAATCTCAGCGAGTGGGCGAACATCCGCTCGCCCAGCTCCACCAGCGGCTGGAGCGCGCGCGGCGGTCTCACTTTAAATCCACATAATCTGGAGCATAGCGCCAGTGGATCCAGCAGCGGCTCTGCAGTGGCGGTGGCGGCGGGGCTATGCGCGGCAGCGGTAGGCACGGAGACGAATGGCTCCATCGTCAGCCCTGCCGCAGCGTGCGGCATTGTGGGGTTCAAGCCCACAATGGGATTGATCAGTCGTGCGGGCATCATTCCCATCACACGCTGGCAAGACACCGCCGGGCCGATGACGCAAACGGTACGGGATGCCGCGCTGCTGCTGAATGTGCTGGCTGGCGCGGATGCGCGGGATGCGGCCACGGCTCAGGCGCAGGTGGCGAAGGACTACAGCTTTACCCTGGGGCCGGACGGGCTGAAAGGGCGGCGGTTGGGCATTTTAAGATCTTTGAGCGGATTCAATCGCCAGGTTTGGAGGCTCTTTGAGCGCTCTCTTTTAACCCTGCAAGAAGCGGGGGCGATCCTGGTGGAAGACGTGGAGATTCCGAATCACCGTGAGGCTAGTTCTGCTGCCTGGATAGCGATGTTGACGGAATTTAGGCAGGAACTGAATGCCTATCTCATAGCCCGCGGCGGGGTGGTGAAATCCCTGGCTGAATTGATCGCGTATAACGAAGAGCATCGCACTCAGGAAATGCCGTACTTCAACCAAGAGTTTTTCATCGAAGCTGAAAGCCGAAACACGCCAGAGCATCTGGCGAAAGCCATGGAACTCAGACAATTGGCGACTCGGCTGGCAGGGCCAGAGGGCATTGATAGGGCGCTGAAAAAGGACCGATTGGATGCATTGATTTGCCCAACCAATGATCCTGCAGGGCGCATTGATCTAGGACTGGGTGATGCCAACGTGCGAGTGTTTAGCACCCAGGCCGCCGTGGCTGGTTACCCACACTTAACAGTGCCTATGGGGCTCGCGGAGGGGCTGCCCGTGGGCCTGTCTTTCATCGGTCCCGCCTGGTCAGAGGCGCGGCTGCTGGAGCTGGGGCACGCGTATGAGGTGTCACGGGAGTTTGTGCCCTCCCGGTTGTTTGTTTGA